A section of the Styela clava chromosome 9, kaStyClav1.hap1.2, whole genome shotgun sequence genome encodes:
- the LOC120339628 gene encoding uncharacterized protein LOC120339628: MSKKQMNLEPSAPTEQELYSGMVDDVGYYQDSPPPYTEVQPNSHLAAEMNGATSLSADAQNMMLEPARNLIQNSKFHEAASLLEKLPLSTTQQLMLAECYIRLHRNMNATKRIIELETMLTSSHRPKLSDVNKVINSYIDNSQYIRALILILCSANLYKIELSPDVAIVRFHRERAVKVYDIIISMKKKGKEMHAIAKDFGVEILLELFSVVQRFRDIEPTLKFNQEAYCISLIAAMYGAIEEYKEEIDYCNIGINFMKKKFGEGAQKYRVYGHFWNNKAIAYGLEGNHIESEKSYVVALECYRKVQDWTSDEQEKKFIGGVESRLRSERDQIMKMNK, from the exons ATGTCAAAGAAACAGATGAATCTTGAGCCGTCTGCTCCTACTGAACAAGAATTATATTCTGGCATGGTAGACGATGTCGGATATTATCAAG ATTCGCCACCGCCTTACACCGAAGTTCAACCGAATTCACATCTCGCTGCAGAAATGAACGGGGCTACGAGTCTATCGGCTGATGCTCAGAATATGATGTTGG AGCCTGCAAGAAACTTgattcaaaactcaaaattccaTGAAGCGGCATCATTGCTTGAGAAATTACCTTTGTCAACAACTCAACAACTCATGTTGGCAGAATGCTATATCCGACTTCATCGAAATATGAATGCAACAAAGAGAATCATCGAACTTGAAACGATGTTGACTTCATCACACCGACCGAAATTGAGTGATGTCAACAAAGTGATTAACAGTTATATTGATAATTCCCAATATATTCGTGCTTTAATTTTAATTCTCTGTTCGGCTAATCTGTATAAGATAGAGTTGAGTCCCGATGTGGCTATTGTAAGGTTCCACAGAGAGAGAGCTGTGAAAGTTTACGATATCATAATTTCGATGAAAAAGAAGGGGAAGGAAATGCATGCTATCGCCAAAGATTTTGGGGTGGAAATCCTGCTAGAGCTTTTTTCGGTCGTGCAACGTTTTCGCGATATTGAACCAACTTTGAAATTCAATCAAGAGGCATACTGTATAAGCCTAATCGCAGCTATGTATGGTGCTATTGAAGAATATAAAGAAGAAATAGACTATTGTAATATTGGTATTAACTTCATGAAGAAAAAGTTTGGTGAAGGTGCTCAGAAATATCGTGTTTACGGTCATTTTTGGAATAATAAAGCAATAGCTTACGGCCTAGAGGGTAATCACATTGAATCGGAGAAAAGTTACGTAGTAGCTCTGGAATGCTACCGCAAAGTTCAAGATTGGACGAGCGACGAACAAGAGAAAAAGTTTATAGGCGGAGTTGAAAGTCGTCTCAGATCAGAGCGAGACCAAattatgaaaatgaataaataa